TCAAGGCGGGCAACTACGTCGAGACCGCCGCCGAGTACGCTGGGATCGGGACAACCACGTTCTACCGCTGGATGGAGCAGGGCGAGCAGGCGTCGCAGGGCATCTACCGGGAGTTCCGGGACGCCGTAATGCGCGCACGCGCGGAGGCCGAGGCGCGCAACGTCGCGATCATCCAGAAGGCGGCGCCCGACGACTGGCGTGCGGCGGCGTGGTTCCTGGAGCGCAGCTTCCCGGATCGCTGGGGCCGGCGCGACAAGCTCGAGCACGAGCACTCCGGCCCCGGCGGCGGCCCGATCCCCACCGAGATCCGCGTCACGCTGGTGCGCCCCTATGGCGACGACGGTTGACGTCGAGATCCCCGAGGCGTTCGCCTTCCTCTTCGACCCGCCGCTCGGTGTGGTCCGGTACCGCGTCAGCTACGGCGGCCGGGGCAGCGCCAAGTCCTGGCAGTTCGCGCGGGCGCTGCTCATCCACGGCGCCCGCCGTCCGCTCCGGATCCTCTGCGCCCGCGAGTTCCAGACCTCGATCAAGGACTCGGTCCACCGTCTGCTCGCCGACCAGATCGACCGGCTCGGGCTCGGTGCGTTCTACGAGGTCCAGCAGTCGGCGATCCTGGGCGCGAACGGCACGGAGTTCTTGTTCAAGGGGCTCCGCCGCAACATCCAGGAGATCAAGAGCACCGAGGGGATCGACGTCTGCTGGGTCGAGGAGGCAGAGGCGGTCAGCGACGAGTCCTGGCGCGTGTTGATCCCGACGGTCCGCAAGGAGGGCTCGGAGATCTGGGTGTCGTTCAACCCCGCACTCGAGACC
The Longimicrobiaceae bacterium genome window above contains:
- a CDS encoding PBSX family phage terminase large subunit, producing MATTVDVEIPEAFAFLFDPPLGVVRYRVSYGGRGSAKSWQFARALLIHGARRPLRILCAREFQTSIKDSVHRLLADQIDRLGLGAFYEVQQSAILGANGTEFLFKGLRRNIQEIKSTEGIDVCWVEEAEAVSDESWRVLIPTVRKEGSEIWVSFNPALETDPTYQRFVVQPPARAIVRRVGYADNPWLPQVLRDEAEELRHRDPEAYAHVWGGEPWRRSDAEVLAGKWIVEEFEPEPHW